GTTTTATTTGGCAACTTTTACTAAATGTATTATTACAAATAATGTAATGTGTTTGGATTGTTTTGCCAATTTTTACTAGATTCattgttattttgttgtatATTACATACAATCGTACATAGACGTTACCACgattcgggaaccggcggttcacggttcggaaccgccggttccgattcaagataatcatgaacctgaaccggcccgtcctaGGTTCGACGGTTCtggttcctgaaccgtgaaccggcggaaCAACCGGTTCctatccggttccgggccggttcggcggttcatgttaatttttttttaacattgtaattcaagtaaaaaatgtaaatatacttgcataaataaaattataataatgcgaatgcgatgtacaaatgcaattttattgatacaaattacaacttcaacattacaaattacaactttaaaattacaaattacaacttaaaatttacaaattacaatttaaaaattataaattacaaaagacttaaagtcttgattacaatttacaaattacatattcgaaacaaaggggagaaaaaagaaataaatgaaaaggacttgagctcaacttaaatttaaatttaagttgagatgtttatgtatcctcaatgctcaattgcattttggaatcaaagtccacgtagttctcttaccttgcttacctatttggcttgatcggaggaataGGCCTACTCTTCTTTgccggggaagtagtcttggtcgggttgtactacttgattgtcccaatccggttcttagtctctaatttcggcggagcaccaatcatcaagtaacatggtggcttctatgttttgcccggtgagtctacttcttctgtcgtccaagacgttgcctccaacactaaaggcggactcgacggcgatagtggaagccggaaccgaaaagatcttcttggccattgatgcaaggatgtgaaaatctttctcgtgtgatccccaccaatctaggacgtcgatttggtaGGGAACGGGACatccttcttcatcattgaatgaaaagtgtgagtcaaaatataaatctaactcacttgccgaatttgccgtccttcctccgctgctgtaGCCGTATAAGTCCGCCAATTGagattgggcgtcggggtcatcaacttggaagaagccaaagttatgtgtttgacggggggtctaggtctcacttggtgggtactgttgtacttggcttcgtaatcgtgaaagagagcccgcaagttgaactcaaattttatttggagggttgggaggtgggggaggtttatttggaatgtttgggctaggtttatgtagttgtcgtcgtcctcgtcattcgattgcaaagctcggagtggttcaagatcaatagaagccaaattgttgtaataaaattctaaattttttaagtaccaactagtctccattttggatccaaaacttttgcaagcaagaaaactgttgggatctcattgaaatacttgagccatttttcaaccatgtaatataaaacacacattaattcaagattatttgcggaatttttcattgcagttttaaaaccaagtgatatgtacatgcaatgttctaaaacatgaacggatgtgcaataatacacacccgataactcaacggtgacatttctaaaacctttgaataatttaaataaactcatgctttgatcccaacaagaagaggttagatataaatcatctacatggaaagttctataaaaatcaaccaaatattctatatgctctaatgtagaatgcaacatatcatatgtagagttccatctagttgACACGTCTAAAataaaagttgtgtaccttataTTCTTCGAAtgacaatacttcttccacgccttgccaatttgaggcttccaaTGGATCAATGATACAACTGTTGTAATAGGTtaaatatgtctttgccataaagacaaagcatcttgtacacataaatttaaaatatgacaaatacatcgttggtgaaaatacttaccacttatcaccggggagcaagccgcaattaaatcgggtatacttgcagtgttagcggttgcgttatcaaaaccaaccgaaaatattttattgcataaatcataatcattcaaaacttgaataattaaagatgcaattgcttgtgcggtgtgcgGTGAAcaaaattgtctaaaaccaattaaacgtttatttaaagaccaactattagctataaaatgacatgaaattcccatgtaagaatttctttagaaagaatccgtccacacatcagagcaaatattaactttgtgccccaagttggatagaaattttccaacttctcttttttttttaaatcaaaaaactgtcggttgttagatctttgagcagttgaTGGTGGAATTctttttgtagcaacattaaaagcggtttgcatagtaacttcatattttttgtcattaaaaaaccggcaaatgtttcattgccgcccatcttactatagcatcggtaacattttgggatcatatttaaatagaggcgtacctgtttgagacgatgagccggcagggaagtttatttggctttcggacttagtatgcccatatttCACATGGTGTTTTgtcttcaaatggcgatggagagtaccatatcccccaccagttccaaatggatagactttctcgcaatagttgcaatatgctttgaactcatttgtctccacggtagtggtcggatcattaggatttgaaattaccaccgggaccttcttgtaatgtttggtgaaaatatcggatttcaactttagaggaatcttcttcttttgtcgtcctgaaGGAGGAGGAGCATCGGCCACCTCATCATTTTCACCAACTTGGCCGGCgctagaaggggggaattgatgcgatcatcatcgccttcgtccgatgatagattcacatcgtattcgaattgcgaagccgaatgtgaatgccccccttgttggtcgtcgtcggcgagggaaagtaacaaggccgcatttcgatcttcttcctcttacgaaaattatacaactaagtaaaaatactaacacaaaaataaaacacatagacacatagatgttaaaaaatgaaattatgaatttaataagaatgaattaacaaaaaacataaacatattagaacttacttgcgctcgaagagcggctcgccttcccacctcctccgcaacttgtgctctagtaggggcacgtcgacgacgagtatcactttgatcttgggcaattcccttgccccgatcaccaccacgacgagatgaagacacgatatttatggaaattgaaagtggagaatagagagtagtgtgattgtgtgaatatgataacgtgaacaacgtgagtaaattttgagcgcaaataacgtaaacaacttgagagaatgaggatggagaatagagaaattgagattgagaagagaaattattattaacacaagaatgtggtgagtagaaatgaagagaatggagggtatttatagggaaaaattgtgattaaataaaataaaataaattcaaaatttcaaatttttgaaaaccggcggaaccgccggttttcggctcaAACTGCCGGTTTTTCGgtggaaaccgccggtttcgtcaacggttttctAACGAAAACCGGTGGTTCCTGACCGGTTTCTGAAAAGCCATGGGGTAGGTCGGAAATAGGACTGAAAAGGTGTCGGGAACcgtcgaaccgccggttacggttttcGAAACATTGGAACCTGAACCTGCCCGGTGGAACCAGCAGTTCCGATCACGGAccgaaccgccgccgacggttccgggccggttcggttcggtttggggaccTCTAATCGTACATTGTTCTTacatacatatttatttttgttttgcgTGGTGCaaatattactttatttttataaattttaattatagtagtatacaacaaattaattttttttgcatacCGCACAAGGTTACACTTAAAATTAAagcatcaataaaaaaaattaaaaaatcatactTATATGTCCAAAAGttgaaaataaaactattcTCATGCTTTTAATGTCAACCATTCATCATAAAAGTACAAATAGAAAACTCATTCGTTATTTTCAAATTAACTAAACTGGACTCATTTTTAAAAGAGCCAACTAATCAGGGTTAATTAGAAAGCCCACTAGTTATGCAAATCCAAGCCCAAATCCACTAACTATAATTAGGTTAAACACTTGTTCACCtccatctttctctctccatcttCTCCATGGCTCCGAAGCAGCAAAACAGTGGTATCTTTGTGGGGTTGAAGAAAGGTCATGTCGTTACCCCAAAGGAGCTAGCGCCGCGCCCCTCCGACAGGAAAGGGGTGAGTTTAATGCTTTTTGTTATTGCAATTTTCATACCAGTGctatctattttaatttttatatgatTCCTGAATTTGTGTCATCTTCTTACTTGCTCCTTTTGTTTTTGCAATTCTTAATCAATGATTTTATTCGGCTACTGAATATACGCACATTACCGATTCATTTGCTAGAATCATAGTCACTAACAAATGTAGCCACTGATTCATTATGCTCAAATTTAGTTATTCAAATTAGAAAGTTGTTTTGTGATGCACTAATTCACTGATACATGAGCTCTTTGAACTCATAGTCACTGACAAATGTAGTTGTAGGATATCAGGAATTTTGATTGGTATTGTTTAGTTGTTCAAATTTGGAATTTTTGTTACTCTGTTGTTTAGTTATGCCTTAATCTGGTGATACATGAGCTCTTTGAGCTGATTTAGAGAATTGAGATATTTGAAGGAGTAACCGTCTTTAGATATGTAAGCCTTTGAAGGTAGACATTTTGTATGTAGTCACTGACAAATGTAGTTATATGATATCAAGAGTTTTGATTGCTAATGTTTAGTTATTCAAATATGAATGCTGCCTTACTCTGTTATATAGTTACACACTAATTCAGGGATACACGAACTCTTTTAGATGCGTGTGATAGTTGGTTATTTCGATGAAGTTTTGGAATGTAGACATTTTGTATGTAAATGATTTCGTCTGATTCATTGCATAGAAAATCCATTTCCCTGCATTAGGTAGTTTCAGTTGGTTTTTCAACTTGTTTATGATCAAAAACTATGTTTTAATACAGAAAACAAGCAAGCGAGTGCATTTTGTGAGGAGCCTTATCAGATAAGTTGCTGGATTTGCACCTTATGAGAAGAGGATCACTGAGCTTCTCAAAGTCGGGAAGGACAAGCGTGCTTTGAAGGTAGCCAAGAGAAAGTTGGGCACCCACAAGAGGGCAAAGAGGAAGAGAGAGGAGATGTCTGGTGCTCTCCGAAAGATGAGGTGAATTATCTTTAAAATAAATGGTGATGTAATGTTTCTTTCTGTAGTAATAGTATCTCTTATTCTGCTTTGTTGTTGGAGCAGGGCTGCTGGTGGTGGtgagaagaagaaatagagAACATGCTCTTGGATCTATTTTTGTGAGAGTTGATTAGGACATCCTTTGATCTAGCTTCAATCAGTTGTTTATTTTGCTAAAGCTTGACAAATGAGACACATTTTGTTTTTGCTTTATCAGTACTATCTTCTCTGACCGTCTGACGCTTGTTTTTAGTACTTGGAAAAGAAAATTTAGTATGGTTTTATACATGCAAGTAACAGTTTAGATTAAGCTTATATGACAGTTTTTAACAATGGGCTTTACAGAAAACTGATAAGAGTAGAAGAGCATATTATAAAAGATTTTATCATAGTAGTAATATAAAGTGTTGTaaaccatttttttttaaaacaaagcgAATTTTAAACCAtttcacgtcactaggacttttGCTCTATTATAATATCAGTTACTACTAGTATTGATCCCTGAAATACGATAGCCATTCAATACCTATATGAAATGAATATATCCAAATTCCACAATACAAATATGAGATAACATTCTTTGTTATGAATTCCAAACACAAGTGGCCAAAAGTGCATAACTTTCGTAAATAGAAACGAAACCTATCAAAAGAAAATTTGAATTCACTCTTCCTCTTCAATGACTTGGGTACCCAAGCCCTTCAACCCTCCTTCTGGAATTTCTGCAACGGTGACCAAAGAGTAGAGCTCTTCCTTGGCATCTTCATCGTCATTTCTCTTGCGTGCAATGCGAACACGGATCCTTCTTGGCACACTTCGGATTCCACGGCTCCATATGTGCTTGTTCAACTTGACATCAACCCTTATATCATTAGTTCCCATTGCCTTTTGGGCAAACTCCCGGATCTCCTTGATGGCATTCGGTGCCTTCTTCTTGAAGGTACTGAGTCCAATTCAGCACACCAGTCAAGTTCAAAACAAGCAAACAACATAGACTATAGCATTGATTTTATCAGTACTTAAATATATGAAATCAATTGTAACATCATAGCTATGCTAGATCAATATAACACATTGAACAATAAGACTAAAGTTCAATCCAATTTTACAGAGATGGAATAGCATGCTATGTAGCAAAGACTGTTTTCCATATAACTAATAAAAACAATTATAAAGTACAGGCAGATGCAGGGATAGTAGTTAGTTTTACAAGTATATTCACAAGGGAGTAAAGAAGCATCAATGATATATGGAATCTACCATGTTGAGAAGGCTAATGATCAGTTTTTATTTTGAAAGACAATTACTTAAcataatttgaattaaatatttatcaagCAATAAATATTCTCATACTCTTAATATATGTGCTTCTGCTGCCCTTACATACTTTTAATAACTGATTTCGATTCACCAAGAATATCAAAACCATCCAGAATAGAAAAATCATTCATCACTCAAGCAGAAATTAGTGTCTACAGAACAGCAACATTTCATCTATCATTTTCAGTCATAGTGGATCGCAAATAAATAATGAGAATCTGATAAAAATAGCAGCAATTAAGCGACAAAGACCTAGAGATTGAAAAGATAATGAAAGAAGGTAGCAAATAGCTCAGATACGGAGAGCATAGTGTGTATCTCGTAGAGAGAAGTGTTTTATACCATCCGTGGAGACGTTTGTGCAAATTAATGGTGTATTCTCTGGAGACAACCTCCTCTTTCCTTGGCTTGTTGACCTTCTCCACCATTGTTGCTGCTTAAAGGTTTTTCGCCTCTTTCCCTTTGTCTGTACACAAACCCTAGCGATTTATGTGTGATTTTATTTGGGCTTCAGCGTAAAAAGGTCAACTTCTATGGGCTATTTTATTCATAAAGCGGGCCTTGATAATAAATCTATTAGGGGCGGGTGGTAGTTCATACAACAATTATCAGGCTTCGTGGGAAATGGGTATTTGCTGATTTGGTGGATAGAGTTGTGGGTTGTTTGGTTCAGCCCAACAAACTACTACAGCCTAATTTGTGGGAGTTTGATTGAAATGGGGTATGGCTGAAAACAAAATGCCTCAGACTAAACTACCCGTCTTCGGCTTCTACTCTATTGAGTTAAACGAATTTTTCGGCAGTGGGAATTGAACAGAAAATTGAGCTCAATTGAATTAGTCGATCAAATTTCCTCTGCATCCGCGCTAAACAATGGAGATCTTCGCGCCGGCTTCCTCGAGCTGCTTCTTCGCCTCCTCCGCTTCCTCCTTCGTCACTCCTTCCTTGAATTTCTTCGGCAGTGGGAATTGAACAGAAAATTGAGCTCAATTGAATCACAAATTCAGATTATG
This sequence is a window from Salvia splendens isolate huo1 chromosome 14, SspV2, whole genome shotgun sequence. Protein-coding genes within it:
- the LOC121763808 gene encoding 60S ribosomal protein L31-like, whose product is MVEKVNKPRKEEVVSREYTINLHKRLHGCTFKKKAPNAIKEIREFAQKAMGTNDIRVDVKLNKHIWSRGIRSVPRRIRVRIARKRNDDEDAKEELYSLVTVAEIPEGGLKGLGTQVIEEEE